From the Plectropomus leopardus isolate mb chromosome 18, YSFRI_Pleo_2.0, whole genome shotgun sequence genome, one window contains:
- the si:ch211-195b13.1 gene encoding STKc_SGK domain-containing protein isoform X1 has product MAVTEAGCDLTYCKMRGIVAVLTAFIKERKMGLNDFIQKLVSTPHICQHVEVNNFLKIDENQNEEVENDQLPESPMCLNSRGSLAEDTQIKPCDFDYLKIIGKGSFGKVLLARHKESAKYYAVKVLQKKIIMKKKEQKHIMAERSVLMKNIKHPFLVGLHYSFQTTDKLYFVLDYVNGGELFYHLQRERIFLEPRARFYAAEIASALGYLHSLHIVYRDLKPENILLDSQGHIVLTDFGLCKEGLEANGTTTTFCGTPEYLAPEVLQKQAYDRTVDWWCLGSVLYEMLYGLPPFYSRNTAEMYNNILHKSPVLKPNVSNSGRELLEGLLQKDRTKRLGVKDDFLELKYHSFFSPINWEDLMAKKITPPFIPSVSGPTDLRHFDPEFTHLPVSSSLCNDTLTVTSSIKEAAGAFPGFSYGPPAEHSFM; this is encoded by the exons atGGCGGTGACCGAAGCTGGATGTGACCTAACTTATTGCAAAATGAGGGGAATTGTTGCTGTTCTTACTG CTTTCATCAAGGAGAGAAAAATGGGGTTGAATGACTTCATCCAGAAGCTGGTGTCCACCCCACATATCTGCCAACA TGTTGAAGTGAACAACTTCCTGAAGATTGATGAGAATCAAAATGAGGAGGTTGAAAATGATCAACTTCCTGAAAGTCCG ATGTGCCTAAATTCAAGAGGTTCACTGGCTGAGGACACTCA GATCAAACCCTGTGATTTTGACTACCTCAAAATCATCGGAAAAGGCAGCTTTGGGAAA GTTCTGCTGGCTCGACACAAGGAGTCTGCCAAATATTACGCTGTCAAAGTGCTGCAGAAGAAAATCATCATGAAGAAGAAAGAG CAAAAGCATATCATGGCCGAGCGCAGTGTGCTGATGAAGAACATCAAGCATCCTTTCCTCGTGGGGCTGCACTACTCCTTCCAGACTACTGACAAGCTGTACTTTGTGCTCGACTACGTCAACGGCGGAGAG ctgttCTACCATCTCCAGAGGGAGCGGATATTCCTGGAGCCCAGAGCTCGTTTCTACGCCGCTGAAATTGCAAGTGCACTTGGCTACCTCCACTCCCTGCACATTGTGTACAG GGACCTGAAGCCTGAGAACATCCTGTTAGACTCACAGGGCCACATCGTCCTCACAGACTTCGGCCTCTGCAAAGAAGGCCTTGAGGCCAATGGCACAACGACAACCTTCTGCGGGACGCCAGAG TATTTGGCCCCTGAGGTTCTCCAGAAGCAGGCGTACGACCGCACAGTCGACTGGTGGTGTCTGGGATCAGTGCTCTACGAGATGCTCTACGGACTT cCGCCGTTCTACAGTCGCAACACAGCCGAGATGTACAACAACATCCTGCACAAGTCTCCTGTGCTCAAGCCCAACGTGTCGAACTCGGGCAGGGAGCTGCTCGAGGGGCTCCTGCAGAAGGACCGCACCAAGAGGCTGGGAGTCAAGGACGACTTT ctTGAACTCAAGTACCATTCCTTCTTCTCCCCAATCAACTGGGAGGACCTGATGGCCAAGAAGATCACGCCTCCATTCATCCCTTCAGTG AGCGGGCCCACAGACCTCCGACACTTCGACCCCGAGTTCACTCACCTGCCcgtgtcctcctctctgtgcaACGACACCCTGACTGTGACCAGCAGCATCAAGGAAGCAGCCGGAGCGTTTCCAGGCTTCTCGTACGGGCCTCCAGCAGAACACTCCTTCATGTGA
- the si:ch211-195b13.1 gene encoding STKc_SGK domain-containing protein isoform X2 produces MKTGKKSFIAFIKERKMGLNDFIQKLVSTPHICQHVEVNNFLKIDENQNEEVENDQLPESPMCLNSRGSLAEDTQIKPCDFDYLKIIGKGSFGKVLLARHKESAKYYAVKVLQKKIIMKKKEQKHIMAERSVLMKNIKHPFLVGLHYSFQTTDKLYFVLDYVNGGELFYHLQRERIFLEPRARFYAAEIASALGYLHSLHIVYRDLKPENILLDSQGHIVLTDFGLCKEGLEANGTTTTFCGTPEYLAPEVLQKQAYDRTVDWWCLGSVLYEMLYGLPPFYSRNTAEMYNNILHKSPVLKPNVSNSGRELLEGLLQKDRTKRLGVKDDFLELKYHSFFSPINWEDLMAKKITPPFIPSVSGPTDLRHFDPEFTHLPVSSSLCNDTLTVTSSIKEAAGAFPGFSYGPPAEHSFM; encoded by the exons CTTTCATCAAGGAGAGAAAAATGGGGTTGAATGACTTCATCCAGAAGCTGGTGTCCACCCCACATATCTGCCAACA TGTTGAAGTGAACAACTTCCTGAAGATTGATGAGAATCAAAATGAGGAGGTTGAAAATGATCAACTTCCTGAAAGTCCG ATGTGCCTAAATTCAAGAGGTTCACTGGCTGAGGACACTCA GATCAAACCCTGTGATTTTGACTACCTCAAAATCATCGGAAAAGGCAGCTTTGGGAAA GTTCTGCTGGCTCGACACAAGGAGTCTGCCAAATATTACGCTGTCAAAGTGCTGCAGAAGAAAATCATCATGAAGAAGAAAGAG CAAAAGCATATCATGGCCGAGCGCAGTGTGCTGATGAAGAACATCAAGCATCCTTTCCTCGTGGGGCTGCACTACTCCTTCCAGACTACTGACAAGCTGTACTTTGTGCTCGACTACGTCAACGGCGGAGAG ctgttCTACCATCTCCAGAGGGAGCGGATATTCCTGGAGCCCAGAGCTCGTTTCTACGCCGCTGAAATTGCAAGTGCACTTGGCTACCTCCACTCCCTGCACATTGTGTACAG GGACCTGAAGCCTGAGAACATCCTGTTAGACTCACAGGGCCACATCGTCCTCACAGACTTCGGCCTCTGCAAAGAAGGCCTTGAGGCCAATGGCACAACGACAACCTTCTGCGGGACGCCAGAG TATTTGGCCCCTGAGGTTCTCCAGAAGCAGGCGTACGACCGCACAGTCGACTGGTGGTGTCTGGGATCAGTGCTCTACGAGATGCTCTACGGACTT cCGCCGTTCTACAGTCGCAACACAGCCGAGATGTACAACAACATCCTGCACAAGTCTCCTGTGCTCAAGCCCAACGTGTCGAACTCGGGCAGGGAGCTGCTCGAGGGGCTCCTGCAGAAGGACCGCACCAAGAGGCTGGGAGTCAAGGACGACTTT ctTGAACTCAAGTACCATTCCTTCTTCTCCCCAATCAACTGGGAGGACCTGATGGCCAAGAAGATCACGCCTCCATTCATCCCTTCAGTG AGCGGGCCCACAGACCTCCGACACTTCGACCCCGAGTTCACTCACCTGCCcgtgtcctcctctctgtgcaACGACACCCTGACTGTGACCAGCAGCATCAAGGAAGCAGCCGGAGCGTTTCCAGGCTTCTCGTACGGGCCTCCAGCAGAACACTCCTTCATGTGA